A genome region from Thermomonospora amylolytica includes the following:
- a CDS encoding LuxR C-terminal-related transcriptional regulator, with product MYSRRNSVLALEPALPDGPHLPPGQAPTPLVGRETDIRELGVRLTDPHIRLVTVTGPVGVGKSRLAAAVFDDVLSEFPDGGRFLSSPTDPQADPDALAQGVVHGVRDRRFLLALDHCEQIMDTLRQVLPGLLAACPRLTVLVAADEPLGVYGENLYRLGPLAVPESADDPARLREVPAVRLFLERARAARPDFALTGDNAAAVAALCARTDGLPLAIELAAARMKLTSPQRLLAELEEDLGALSGGPGDCASRHHCMRAAIESRLARLAEEDAAFLHRLACFHGPFGLDSAVDLGGAPPARARRILERLVDRNLLQAQECPDGEIGFQMLGLIRRRLLEAIPPRERDRLMREHAEHFAGVVKAAQDGLSGAEQARWLDMLAQVHPDLMAALRLLTSTGENAEAVALTLALRRHWLINGRLRDGVHWLSEGLATGALPRHLGTGAQRLLGELLLWSGEHHDAHRRLTQARAAYREMRDDSGAAACERLLGLLACHRGELAEAGRLLEGAVRALRDAGTARGHALALRDLAECRRAQGRPEQARELAERALHVFLRQDDTRNVALTRCLLAHIADDRGEGEEAERLYRQSLTRLCELGDLPACAAGLERYVLLLTARHGRMTESWRRAVRALAAADRLRAVVGCPSPQPAALDGTLAQARSRLGEEAFEEAWRAGRSAEPGDVVAETLAPLRGRRPARVRPADTPLTERELEVAELVARGLTNREIARRLGIAEWTVVNHLRKIMRKLDCCSRVQVASWMTRLLGEADPAA from the coding sequence ATGTACTCCCGCAGAAATTCCGTGCTGGCGCTCGAACCCGCCCTCCCCGACGGTCCGCACCTTCCGCCGGGCCAGGCCCCGACACCGCTGGTGGGCCGGGAGACCGACATCCGCGAACTGGGCGTCAGGCTGACCGATCCGCACATCCGCCTGGTCACCGTCACCGGCCCGGTCGGCGTCGGCAAGAGCCGCCTGGCCGCGGCCGTTTTCGACGACGTCCTTTCCGAATTCCCCGATGGCGGGCGTTTTCTCAGCTCACCGACCGATCCGCAGGCCGATCCCGACGCGCTGGCGCAGGGCGTGGTGCACGGCGTGCGGGATCGGCGTTTCCTGCTCGCCCTGGACCACTGCGAGCAGATCATGGACACGCTCCGGCAGGTGCTGCCCGGGCTGCTGGCGGCCTGCCCGCGGCTGACGGTCCTGGTGGCCGCCGACGAGCCGCTGGGCGTGTACGGCGAGAACCTGTACCGGCTCGGGCCGCTGGCGGTGCCGGAGTCCGCCGACGACCCGGCCCGGCTGCGCGAGGTCCCGGCGGTCCGGCTGTTCCTGGAGCGGGCCCGGGCGGCGCGCCCGGACTTCGCGCTGACCGGGGACAACGCCGCCGCGGTGGCCGCGCTGTGCGCCCGCACCGACGGGCTGCCGCTGGCGATCGAGCTGGCCGCGGCGCGGATGAAGCTGACCTCTCCGCAGCGGCTGCTGGCCGAGCTGGAGGAGGACCTGGGCGCGCTGTCGGGCGGCCCGGGCGACTGCGCGTCCCGCCACCACTGCATGCGGGCGGCGATCGAGTCCCGGCTGGCGCGGCTGGCGGAGGAGGACGCGGCGTTCCTGCACCGGCTGGCGTGCTTCCACGGGCCGTTCGGGCTGGACTCGGCGGTGGACCTGGGCGGTGCCCCGCCCGCCCGGGCCCGCCGGATCCTGGAACGGCTGGTGGACCGCAACCTGCTGCAGGCCCAGGAGTGCCCCGACGGCGAGATCGGCTTCCAGATGCTGGGGCTGATCCGGCGGCGGCTGCTGGAGGCGATCCCCCCGCGGGAACGGGACCGCCTGATGCGCGAGCACGCCGAGCACTTCGCCGGCGTCGTCAAGGCCGCGCAGGACGGGCTGTCCGGGGCCGAGCAGGCCCGCTGGCTGGACATGCTGGCGCAGGTGCATCCCGACCTGATGGCCGCGCTGCGCCTGCTGACCTCCACCGGCGAGAACGCCGAGGCGGTGGCGCTCACCCTGGCGCTGCGCCGGCACTGGCTGATCAACGGCCGGCTCCGCGACGGCGTGCACTGGCTGTCGGAGGGGCTGGCCACCGGCGCGCTCCCCCGCCACCTGGGCACCGGCGCGCAGCGGCTGCTCGGGGAGCTGCTGCTGTGGTCGGGCGAGCACCACGACGCCCACCGGCGGCTGACCCAGGCCCGCGCGGCGTACCGGGAGATGCGGGACGACTCGGGCGCGGCGGCCTGCGAGCGGCTGCTGGGGCTGCTGGCCTGCCATCGGGGGGAGCTGGCGGAGGCCGGCCGGCTGCTGGAGGGGGCGGTGCGGGCGCTGCGCGACGCCGGGACCGCCAGGGGGCACGCGCTGGCGCTGCGCGACCTGGCCGAGTGCCGCCGGGCCCAGGGCCGGCCGGAGCAGGCCAGGGAGCTGGCCGAGCGGGCGCTGCACGTCTTCCTGCGGCAGGACGACACCCGCAACGTCGCGCTCACCCGCTGCCTGCTCGCGCACATCGCCGACGACCGCGGCGAGGGCGAGGAGGCCGAGCGGCTGTACCGGCAGTCGCTGACCCGGCTGTGCGAGCTGGGCGACCTGCCGGCCTGCGCCGCCGGGCTGGAGCGGTACGTGCTGCTGCTGACCGCCCGGCACGGCCGGATGACCGAGTCCTGGCGGCGGGCGGTGCGGGCGCTGGCGGCGGCCGACCGGCTGCGCGCCGTCGTCGGCTGCCCGTCCCCGCAGCCCGCCGCGCTGGACGGCACGCTGGCGCAGGCGCGGTCGCGGCTGGGCGAGGAGGCGTTCGAGGAGGCGTGGCGGGCCGGCCGGTCCGCCGAGCCGGGCGACGTGGTCGCCGAGACGCTGGCCCCGCTGCGCGGCCGCCGGCCGGCCCGGGTCCGCCCGGCCGACACCCCGCTGACCGAACGCGAACTGGAGGTGGCCGAGCTGGTCGCCCGCGGCCTGACCAACCGGGAGATCGCCCGCCGGCTGGGCATCGCGGAGTGGACCGTGGTCAACCATCTCCGCAAGATCATGCGCAAGCTGGACTGCTGTTCCCGGGTCCAGGTGGCGAGCTGGATGACCCGGCTGCTGGGCGAGGCCGACCCGGCCGCCTAG
- a CDS encoding FAD-dependent oxidoreductase, with protein MTHVLVVGAGMAGARLAAEIARRDAAGRIDLTVVGSEPHPPYNRVQLTELLAGRTTWAGIALEGPAWFAERGYALRLGTPVRAIDRAARRVLLGDGDTLPYDVLVLATGAEPVMPLPGPLPAGVFTFRTLDDCHAIAATAARAREAVVVGGGLLGLETARGLARLGARVTVVHAAPRLMERHLDDGAARILRRIYAGQGIEVELNATVAAVSGGDRVEKLVLSDGRTLPADLVVVSCGVRPRTGLAAACGLRVERGVVVDDDLRTSDPHIHAIGDCAQHRGVAAGLLDPAWEQARLLAVRLTDPGAADRYTGVRSVTRLKAPGIDLVAMGESGTEPSWDDDGPEVVVFRDGGRGVYKKLVLRDERLVGALLLGDDSTAGVVAQFFDRGDRVPSDPAALLFAGWGGAAPAARDAVVCRCNGVTREAVARACAAGARDLAAVSAATRCGTGCGTCRADVERLIAELARASVTAG; from the coding sequence ATGACGCACGTCCTCGTCGTCGGCGCCGGGATGGCGGGCGCGCGGCTGGCCGCCGAGATCGCGCGGCGGGACGCCGCCGGGCGGATCGACCTGACCGTGGTCGGCTCCGAACCCCATCCGCCGTACAACCGGGTCCAGCTCACCGAACTGCTGGCCGGCCGGACCACCTGGGCGGGCATCGCGCTGGAGGGCCCGGCCTGGTTCGCCGAGCGCGGGTACGCGCTGCGGCTGGGGACCCCGGTGCGGGCGATCGACCGGGCCGCCCGGCGGGTGCTGCTCGGCGACGGCGACACGCTGCCGTACGACGTGCTGGTGCTGGCCACCGGGGCCGAGCCGGTCATGCCGCTGCCGGGTCCGCTGCCGGCCGGGGTCTTCACCTTCCGCACGCTGGACGACTGCCACGCCATCGCCGCCACCGCCGCGCGGGCCCGGGAGGCGGTCGTGGTCGGCGGCGGGCTGCTCGGGCTGGAGACCGCCCGGGGCCTGGCCCGGCTGGGCGCGCGGGTGACGGTGGTGCACGCCGCGCCGCGCCTGATGGAACGGCACCTCGACGACGGGGCGGCGCGGATCCTGCGCCGCATCTACGCCGGGCAGGGCATCGAGGTGGAACTGAACGCCACGGTGGCCGCGGTGTCCGGCGGCGACCGGGTGGAGAAGCTGGTGCTGTCCGACGGCCGCACGCTGCCGGCGGACCTGGTGGTGGTCTCCTGCGGGGTGCGGCCCCGTACCGGGCTGGCCGCCGCGTGCGGGCTGCGGGTCGAGCGGGGCGTCGTGGTCGACGACGACCTGCGCACCAGTGATCCGCACATCCACGCGATCGGCGACTGCGCCCAGCACCGGGGCGTGGCGGCCGGGCTGCTGGACCCCGCCTGGGAGCAGGCGCGGCTGCTGGCGGTACGGCTCACCGACCCCGGTGCCGCGGACCGCTACACGGGGGTGCGGTCGGTGACCCGGCTGAAGGCCCCCGGCATCGACCTGGTCGCGATGGGCGAGTCGGGCACCGAGCCGTCCTGGGACGACGACGGCCCGGAGGTGGTGGTGTTCCGCGACGGCGGGCGCGGCGTCTACAAGAAGCTGGTGCTGCGCGACGAGCGGCTGGTCGGGGCGCTGCTGCTGGGTGACGACTCCACCGCCGGGGTGGTCGCCCAGTTCTTCGACCGGGGCGATCGGGTGCCCTCCGACCCGGCCGCCCTGCTGTTCGCCGGATGGGGCGGGGCGGCGCCCGCGGCCCGGGACGCCGTGGTGTGCCGCTGCAACGGGGTCACCCGTGAGGCCGTGGCGCGCGCCTGCGCCGCCGGGGCGCGCGACCTGGCGGCGGTGTCGGCGGCGACCCGCTGCGGCACCGGCTGCGGCACCTGCCGGGCCGATGTCGAGCGGTTGATCGCGGAACTGGCCCGGGCGTCGGTCACGGCGGGTTGA
- a CDS encoding molybdopterin oxidoreductase family protein, with protein sequence MWLHPDDGVAVEPRDFPTNRGGLCQKGWAAAELLDPGVRLATPLMRDRRDAPLRPVTWDAALDRIAAEVRRIRDAHGPDAVAVFGGGGLTNEKAYLLGKFARVALGTANIDYNGRFCMSSAAAAAGRAFGIDRGLPFPLTDVGTAGTVMLVGANPAETMPPLAGHLPRPGDGRALVVADPRSTPTARAATVHLQPAPGTDLALAYGLLHLVIARGLADHAYIAARTTGFEEARRVAAGYWPARVERITGVPASALETAVELLAAGRSRGGTLVLTGRGAEQHSKGTDTVHAFINLALALGLPGRPGCGFGSLTGQGNGQGGREHGQKADQLPGYRRIDDPDARRHVARVWGVDEADLPGPGLPARELLNALGTPGGPRALLVFGSNPVVSAPDAGRVQRRLAALDFLAVTDLVRSETAEHADVVLPAAQWAEEDGTMTNLEGRVLLRRRAVDPPPGVRTDLEVISALARRLGHRDGFPADPAEVFAELRRASAGGVADYSGVRPDRLAAGEPVYWPCPAGGPPEGTPRLFADRFCTPDGRARFVAAEHRPAAEETDETFPCHLTTGRILAQYQSGAQTRRSPTLREAAPEPYVEMHPLLAERLGCADGDPVRVVSRRGTARAPARLTERIRLDTVFMPFHWAGEQRANLVTNSAPDPVSGMPEFKVCAVRLERDRP encoded by the coding sequence ATGTGGCTCCACCCTGACGACGGGGTCGCGGTGGAACCACGGGACTTCCCCACCAACCGTGGCGGGCTCTGCCAGAAGGGCTGGGCCGCCGCCGAACTGCTGGACCCCGGCGTCAGGCTGGCCACCCCGCTGATGCGGGACCGCCGCGACGCGCCGCTGCGGCCCGTCACCTGGGACGCCGCACTGGACCGGATCGCCGCCGAGGTCCGCCGGATCCGCGACGCGCACGGGCCGGACGCGGTGGCGGTGTTCGGCGGCGGCGGGCTGACCAACGAGAAGGCCTATCTGCTGGGCAAGTTCGCCCGGGTCGCGCTGGGCACCGCGAACATCGACTACAACGGGCGGTTCTGCATGTCCTCGGCCGCCGCCGCGGCCGGCCGGGCCTTCGGGATCGACCGCGGGCTGCCGTTCCCGCTGACCGACGTCGGCACCGCGGGCACGGTCATGCTCGTCGGCGCCAACCCGGCCGAGACCATGCCCCCGCTGGCCGGTCACCTCCCCCGCCCCGGCGACGGCCGCGCCCTGGTCGTCGCCGACCCCCGGTCCACCCCCACCGCCCGCGCCGCCACCGTGCACCTGCAGCCCGCCCCCGGCACCGACCTGGCCCTGGCGTACGGGCTGCTGCACCTGGTCATCGCCCGGGGGCTGGCCGACCACGCCTACATTGCGGCCCGCACCACCGGGTTCGAGGAGGCCCGCCGGGTCGCGGCCGGCTACTGGCCGGCCCGGGTGGAGCGCATCACCGGCGTCCCGGCCAGCGCCCTGGAGACCGCCGTGGAACTGCTGGCCGCCGGGCGCTCGCGCGGCGGCACGCTGGTGCTGACCGGACGCGGCGCCGAGCAGCACAGCAAGGGCACCGACACCGTGCACGCCTTCATCAACCTGGCGCTGGCGCTGGGGCTGCCGGGGCGTCCCGGCTGCGGGTTCGGCAGCCTGACCGGGCAGGGCAACGGGCAGGGCGGGCGCGAGCACGGGCAGAAGGCCGACCAGCTCCCCGGCTACCGGCGCATCGACGATCCCGACGCCCGCCGCCACGTCGCCCGGGTGTGGGGGGTGGACGAGGCCGACCTGCCCGGCCCCGGCCTGCCGGCGCGGGAACTGCTGAACGCGCTCGGAACCCCCGGCGGGCCGCGCGCCCTGCTGGTGTTCGGCAGCAACCCGGTGGTCTCCGCGCCGGACGCGGGCCGGGTGCAGCGGCGCCTGGCCGCCCTGGACTTCCTGGCGGTGACCGACCTGGTCAGGTCGGAGACCGCCGAGCACGCCGACGTGGTGCTGCCCGCCGCGCAGTGGGCCGAGGAGGACGGCACCATGACCAACCTGGAGGGGCGGGTGCTGCTGCGGCGGCGGGCGGTCGACCCGCCCCCCGGGGTCCGCACCGACCTGGAGGTCATCTCCGCGCTCGCCCGCCGGCTGGGGCACCGCGACGGGTTCCCCGCCGACCCCGCCGAGGTGTTCGCCGAGCTGCGCCGGGCGAGCGCGGGCGGCGTCGCCGACTACTCCGGCGTCCGCCCCGACCGGCTCGCCGCCGGGGAGCCGGTGTACTGGCCGTGCCCCGCCGGCGGCCCGCCCGAGGGGACGCCGCGGCTGTTCGCCGACCGGTTCTGCACCCCGGACGGGCGGGCCCGGTTCGTCGCGGCCGAGCACCGCCCGGCCGCCGAGGAGACCGACGAGACCTTCCCCTGTCACCTGACCACGGGACGGATCCTGGCGCAGTACCAGAGCGGGGCGCAGACCCGCCGCAGCCCGACCCTGCGCGAGGCCGCCCCCGAGCCGTACGTGGAGATGCACCCGCTGCTCGCCGAACGCCTCGGATGCGCCGACGGCGACCCGGTGCGGGTGGTGTCCCGGCGCGGCACCGCGCGGGCACCGGCCCGGCTCACCGAACGGATCCGGCTGGACACCGTGTTCATGCCGTTCCACTGGGCCGGAGAGCAGCGCGCCAACCTCGTCACCAACTCCGCGCCGGACCCCGTCTCGGGCATGCCCGAGTTCAAGGTCTGCGCGGTGCGCCTGGAAAGAGATCGCCCTTGA
- a CDS encoding MFS transporter, with product MTRIAERGPITHWAPDDPAFWRTRGRRIAWRNLACSVCVEHLAFTVWTLWSVVVVHLGHRNLTVDQLFWLVALPSLVGAFVRVPYTVAPAVFGTRTWTVASALLLVVPALGLAAAAGHPGTPYWVLLLVAATAGLGGGNFASGVATITHFFPQRRQGLALGLNAAGGNIGVSTVQLAVPVVIAAFGVAAAGLVWVPLILLAALAAHQWMDDLTVARAPIGDRLRVAARPRTWLLSLLYVGSFGSFLGYATALPLLVEIWHPDAGAARFAFLGGLVGSLARPVGGWLADRLGGAQVTTGTFLAMTGAVAVTVAALRAHDLGWTVAAFVLLFVTTGLGNGAAYRMIPAVFAERRGDAAAAAGLVAAVGALGGFLINTAFGRSIAATGSAETALWIFACCYLGCAALTWAWQLRNRAGRPAPQPVRPQVGQLAGR from the coding sequence GTGACACGGATCGCCGAGCGGGGGCCCATCACCCACTGGGCCCCCGACGACCCCGCGTTCTGGCGGACCCGGGGACGCCGGATCGCCTGGCGCAACCTGGCGTGCTCGGTGTGCGTCGAGCACCTGGCGTTCACGGTGTGGACGCTGTGGAGCGTCGTGGTGGTCCACCTGGGCCACCGGAACCTGACCGTCGACCAGCTCTTCTGGCTGGTGGCGCTGCCCAGCCTGGTCGGCGCGTTCGTCCGGGTGCCCTACACGGTCGCCCCGGCCGTGTTCGGGACCCGCACCTGGACGGTCGCCAGCGCCCTGCTGCTGGTGGTGCCGGCGCTGGGGCTGGCCGCCGCGGCCGGCCACCCCGGCACCCCGTACTGGGTGCTGCTGCTGGTCGCGGCCACGGCCGGGCTCGGCGGCGGCAACTTCGCCTCCGGCGTCGCCACGATCACCCACTTCTTCCCCCAGCGCAGGCAGGGTCTGGCGCTCGGCCTGAACGCCGCCGGCGGCAACATCGGCGTGAGCACGGTGCAGCTTGCGGTCCCGGTCGTCATCGCCGCGTTCGGGGTCGCCGCGGCCGGGCTGGTGTGGGTGCCGCTGATCCTGCTGGCGGCGCTGGCCGCCCACCAGTGGATGGACGACCTGACGGTCGCCAGGGCACCGATCGGCGACCGGCTGCGGGTGGCCGCCCGGCCGCGGACCTGGCTGCTGTCGCTGCTGTACGTCGGCTCGTTCGGCTCCTTCCTCGGGTACGCCACGGCGCTGCCGCTGCTGGTGGAGATCTGGCATCCGGACGCCGGCGCGGCCCGGTTCGCCTTCCTCGGCGGGCTGGTCGGGTCGCTGGCCCGCCCAGTGGGGGGCTGGCTGGCCGACCGGCTGGGCGGCGCGCAGGTCACCACCGGCACGTTCCTGGCGATGACGGGCGCGGTGGCGGTCACCGTGGCGGCGCTGCGGGCGCACGACCTGGGCTGGACGGTCGCCGCGTTCGTGCTGCTGTTCGTCACCACCGGCCTCGGCAACGGCGCCGCCTATCGGATGATCCCGGCCGTCTTCGCCGAGCGCCGCGGTGACGCCGCCGCCGCGGCCGGGCTGGTCGCCGCGGTCGGCGCGCTCGGCGGCTTCCTGATCAACACGGCCTTCGGCCGGTCCATCGCGGCCACCGGATCGGCCGAGACCGCGCTGTGGATCTTCGCCTGCTGCTACCTCGGCTGCGCGGCCCTGACCTGGGCCTGGCAGCTCCGGAACCGGGCGGGCCGGCCCGCGCCGCAGCCGGTCCGGCCCCAGGTCGGGCAGCTCGCCGGGAGGTGA
- the ispG gene encoding flavodoxin-dependent (E)-4-hydroxy-3-methylbut-2-enyl-diphosphate synthase, with protein sequence MTTVSLGLPGVREQTSQVASRRRSRQVMVGSVPVGGDAPVSVQSMTTTPTADVNATLQQIAQLTAAGCQIVRVAVPSQDDADALPQIARKSQIPVIADIHFQPKYVFAAIDAGCAAVRVNPGNIKKFDDRVGEIARAAKDAGVPIRIGVNAGSLDKRLLAKYGRPTAEALVESALWECSLFEEHDFRDIKISVKHHDPVVMIQAYRMLAQRCDYPLHLGVTEAGPAFQGTIKSAVAFGALLAEGIGDTIRVSLSAPPVEEVKVGIAILESLGLRERGLEIVSCPACGRAQVDVYKLAEEVTAGLQGFPVPLRVAVMGCVVNGPGEAREADLGVASGNGKGQIFVKGQVIKTVPESQIVETLIEEAMRIAEERGIDPEAIASGDGPQVVVAGGRT encoded by the coding sequence GTGACGACGGTATCGCTGGGCCTCCCCGGGGTCCGTGAGCAGACTTCCCAGGTGGCGTCGCGGCGTAGGTCGCGGCAAGTGATGGTGGGGTCGGTGCCGGTGGGCGGGGATGCACCGGTGTCGGTGCAGTCGATGACGACCACGCCCACGGCCGATGTCAACGCCACTCTCCAGCAGATCGCCCAGCTCACCGCGGCGGGGTGTCAGATCGTGCGGGTGGCGGTGCCGTCCCAGGACGACGCCGACGCGTTGCCGCAGATCGCGCGCAAGTCGCAGATCCCGGTGATCGCCGACATCCATTTCCAGCCCAAGTACGTGTTCGCCGCGATCGATGCCGGGTGCGCGGCGGTGCGGGTCAACCCGGGCAACATCAAGAAGTTCGATGACCGGGTGGGGGAGATCGCCCGGGCGGCGAAGGATGCAGGGGTGCCGATCCGGATCGGGGTCAACGCCGGGTCGCTGGACAAGCGGTTGCTGGCCAAGTACGGGCGGCCGACGGCCGAGGCGCTGGTGGAGTCGGCGTTGTGGGAGTGCTCGCTGTTCGAGGAGCACGATTTTCGGGACATCAAGATCTCGGTCAAGCACCACGATCCGGTGGTGATGATCCAGGCCTACCGGATGCTGGCGCAGCGGTGTGACTATCCGCTGCATCTGGGCGTCACGGAGGCGGGGCCGGCGTTTCAGGGGACGATCAAGTCGGCGGTGGCGTTCGGGGCGTTGTTGGCCGAGGGGATCGGGGACACCATCCGGGTGTCGCTGTCGGCGCCTCCGGTGGAGGAGGTCAAGGTCGGCATCGCCATCCTGGAATCCCTCGGGCTGCGCGAACGCGGCCTGGAGATCGTGTCCTGCCCCGCCTGCGGACGGGCCCAGGTCGATGTCTACAAGCTCGCCGAAGAAGTCACCGCCGGCCTGCAGGGCTTCCCCGTCCCCCTGCGGGTGGCCGTCATGGGCTGCGTGGTCAACGGACCCGGGGAGGCCCGCGAGGCCGACCTGGGGGTGGCCTCCGGCAACGGCAAGGGCCAGATCTTCGTCAAGGGCCAGGTCATCAAGACCGTCCCCGAGTCGCAGATCGTCGAGACGCTGATCGAAGAGGCCATGCGCATCGCCGAAGAGCGCGGCATCGACCCCGAGGCCATCGCCTCCGGGGACGGACCCCAGGTCGTCGTGGCCGGTGGACGGACGTGA
- a CDS encoding 1-deoxy-D-xylulose-5-phosphate synthase: MTLLQTVDGPERLRGLDAAELSELAAEIRAFLVEHVTRTGGHLGPNLGVVELTIALHRVFDSPRDRLVWDTGHQAYVHKILTGRQAGFARLRQAGGLSGYPSRAESEHDLVENSHASTALSYADGLARAAALRGRTDRAVVAVIGDGALTGGMAWEALNNIGGGPDRPLVVVLNDNGRSYAPTGGGLAEHLAALRSGRLSGPGVFGQFGLDYVGPVDGHDIAAVEDALRTARRRGGPVVVHVVTDKGRGFVHAENNELDRGHAIRPMDPRTGEPRKPSSGPSFTSVFGREIVRLAAERPELVAITASMLEPTGLLEMARRMPDRVIDVGIAEQHAVTMAAGLSMGGLHPVVAIYSTFLNRAFDQVLMDVALHRRPVTFVLDRAGVTGDDGASHNGMWDLSILQVVPGLRIAAPRDGARLAELLGEAVAWREGPTLLRFPKGATGPDVPAVATFGGLDVLRRTGSLDLLVVSVGAMAKVALGVAERLGDQGVGTTVVDPRWVTPVNPTLCDVARRHRLVITIEDSGRTGGVGTAVAQALRDAGVGTPLREFGIPRRFLAHGSRAEVLAGCGLTEQDIALAVTEEFARLESGGQGTGELERLAGRQGEEDER; this comes from the coding sequence ATGACGTTGTTGCAGACCGTGGACGGCCCGGAGCGGCTGCGCGGGCTGGACGCGGCCGAGCTGTCCGAGCTGGCCGCGGAGATCCGCGCGTTCCTGGTCGAGCATGTCACGCGCACCGGCGGGCATCTGGGCCCCAACCTGGGCGTGGTGGAGCTGACCATCGCGCTGCACCGGGTGTTCGACTCGCCGCGCGACCGGCTGGTGTGGGACACCGGCCACCAGGCGTACGTGCACAAGATCCTCACCGGCCGGCAGGCGGGGTTCGCCCGGCTGCGGCAGGCCGGCGGGCTGTCCGGCTACCCCAGCCGGGCCGAGTCCGAGCACGACCTGGTGGAGAACTCGCACGCCTCCACCGCCCTGTCGTACGCCGACGGGCTGGCCCGCGCCGCCGCGCTGCGGGGCCGCACCGACCGGGCCGTGGTGGCGGTCATCGGGGACGGCGCGCTGACCGGCGGCATGGCCTGGGAGGCGCTGAACAACATCGGCGGCGGCCCGGACCGCCCGCTGGTCGTCGTGCTGAACGACAACGGGCGCTCCTACGCGCCCACCGGCGGCGGGCTGGCCGAGCACCTGGCCGCGCTGCGCTCGGGCCGGCTGTCCGGGCCGGGGGTGTTCGGGCAGTTCGGGCTGGACTACGTGGGCCCGGTCGACGGCCACGACATCGCCGCGGTCGAGGACGCGCTGCGCACGGCGCGGCGGCGCGGCGGCCCGGTGGTGGTGCACGTGGTGACCGACAAGGGCCGCGGGTTCGTGCACGCCGAGAACAACGAGCTGGACCGGGGGCACGCGATCAGGCCGATGGACCCGCGGACCGGCGAGCCGCGCAAGCCGTCCTCGGGCCCCTCGTTCACCTCGGTGTTCGGCCGGGAGATCGTCCGGCTGGCGGCCGAGCGGCCGGAACTGGTGGCGATCACCGCGTCGATGCTGGAGCCGACCGGGCTGCTGGAGATGGCGCGGCGGATGCCGGACCGGGTGATCGACGTGGGCATCGCCGAGCAGCACGCGGTGACCATGGCCGCCGGGCTGTCGATGGGCGGCCTGCACCCGGTGGTGGCGATCTACTCCACGTTCCTGAACCGGGCCTTCGACCAGGTGCTGATGGACGTGGCGCTGCACCGCCGGCCGGTGACGTTCGTGCTGGACCGGGCCGGGGTGACCGGCGACGACGGGGCCAGCCACAACGGCATGTGGGACCTGTCGATCCTGCAGGTGGTGCCGGGGCTGCGGATCGCCGCGCCGCGCGACGGCGCCCGGCTGGCCGAACTGCTCGGCGAGGCGGTCGCCTGGCGGGAGGGCCCGACGCTGCTGCGCTTCCCCAAGGGCGCGACCGGGCCGGACGTGCCGGCGGTGGCCACCTTCGGCGGCCTGGACGTGCTGCGCCGCACCGGGTCGCTGGACCTGCTGGTGGTGTCGGTCGGCGCGATGGCCAAGGTGGCGCTGGGCGTGGCCGAACGGCTCGGCGACCAGGGCGTGGGCACCACGGTGGTGGACCCGCGCTGGGTGACGCCGGTCAACCCCACGCTGTGCGACGTGGCCCGCCGGCACCGGCTGGTGATCACCATCGAGGACAGCGGCCGTACCGGCGGCGTCGGGACGGCCGTCGCCCAGGCGCTGCGGGACGCGGGCGTGGGCACCCCGCTGCGGGAGTTCGGCATCCCCCGGCGGTTCCTGGCGCACGGGTCGCGCGCCGAGGTGCTCGCCGGGTGCGGGCTGACCGAGCAGGACATCGCGCTGGCGGTGACCGAGGAGTTCGCCCGGCTGGAGTCGGGCGGGCAGGGCACCGGCGAACTGGAGCGTCTGGCCGGACGGCAGGGCGAGGAGGACGAACGGTGA